One stretch of Rosistilla oblonga DNA includes these proteins:
- a CDS encoding efflux RND transporter permease subunit — protein MLDAVIHFSLRYRMLVVVISLALLVYGSYQAAQMPIDVFPDLDRPRVVIITEAPGLATEEVETLVTQPIEIALIGANGVQAVRSQTTAGLNVIYIEFDWSTQIRAARQTVQERLTTLQGILPAGIRPQMTPPSSIMGQIVIAGIYRQPGPRGGKLAVVGKTSMMAERIDSADPAEAIQVWQPVERKDLKTWKRVETQSITWTAAAADDPQLAGESPEGVGIATIQIAGQEHDVNFYSDAKRQLDLRTVADWIIRPRLLKTTGVAEVFMQGGDRKQYQILIDPTALLEYDVTVQDVAQALRESNINTSGGFAVTGETERSIRILGRLGPESRVVIEDLKKIPVGYHPKRSVLLEQVARVSEGPQLKRGDGSVDGQPGIVFTTVKQPHVDTRQLTNDIAAAFAEVEASLPADIIINSELFRLKNFIDRGIFNVAEALVIGAFLVMVVLFLFLLNFRTTFITLTAIPLSLVITTLVFRWIGWFSGSELSINVMTLGGIAVAMGELVDDAIVDVENIFRRLKENNAAPTRRAAIQVVFEASKEIRSAIMFGTAVVILVFLPLFALSGVEGRLFAPLGLAYIISILASFLVSLTVTPALSYYLLPKSSATHRDHDGLLLRGLKRATTPWIQLSMAWPRMLLCATWLGVLLAAWQMAQLGRNFLPPFDEGSVQVNVTLPPGSSLETSNRVSQTIDAVFQSMQKNEDRPEGEILHFVRRTGRAELDEHASPVNVGEYILSMNPEVDQDREEILAGLLKKLKDEAPGVDIEVEQPLAHLISHMVSGIYAQIAIKIHGDDLDTLQRIAEQVKSTLQSIPGITPPVVEPIQQVPELHIQLRSDDLALHGLTRQYVADVLQIALQGEVVSQVLEGQRRFDLMVRLEEAYRTDYANLGRLRIDLPDHPGYADRGQIELQEIANIGEGSGPNSVNREDARRRIAVRCNTQGRDLASAVGEIKQRIDRQIQLPIGYYIEYGGQFESQQRATQWIIALAGVSVVGMFVVLMLLFPSVRIVLQILNALPTAFIGGVLALVITDQSLTVASLVGFISLGGIAVRNGILLVTHYFHLMKEEGESFTQAMVLRGSLERLAPVLMTALTAGIGLIPLVLGGQEPGREILYPVATVILGGLTTSTFCEFLIHPGLFWAFSGKDAAALASGTAEDVDSQFEPPT, from the coding sequence ATGTTAGACGCTGTCATTCATTTCTCGTTGCGGTATCGGATGCTGGTCGTGGTGATCAGCCTGGCCCTGCTTGTGTACGGTTCGTACCAAGCGGCTCAGATGCCGATCGATGTCTTTCCCGATCTCGATCGGCCGCGGGTGGTGATCATCACCGAAGCTCCTGGCCTGGCGACCGAAGAAGTCGAGACGCTAGTCACCCAGCCGATCGAAATCGCGTTGATCGGAGCCAATGGCGTGCAAGCCGTGCGCAGCCAGACAACGGCCGGGCTGAACGTGATCTACATCGAATTCGATTGGTCGACGCAGATCCGCGCGGCGCGACAGACTGTCCAGGAACGGCTGACCACTCTGCAAGGCATCCTGCCCGCCGGGATTCGTCCTCAGATGACGCCTCCATCGTCGATCATGGGGCAGATCGTCATCGCGGGGATCTACCGGCAACCGGGGCCGCGCGGCGGTAAATTGGCCGTCGTGGGGAAGACGTCGATGATGGCCGAACGGATCGATTCAGCCGACCCAGCCGAAGCGATTCAAGTTTGGCAGCCGGTCGAACGCAAGGACTTAAAAACCTGGAAGCGTGTGGAAACGCAGTCGATCACATGGACTGCCGCCGCAGCCGACGATCCTCAACTGGCCGGGGAATCTCCCGAAGGCGTTGGCATCGCGACGATTCAAATCGCCGGGCAGGAACACGACGTCAACTTCTACAGCGATGCCAAACGGCAATTGGATCTCCGCACCGTCGCCGACTGGATCATCCGCCCAAGGCTGTTGAAGACGACCGGGGTGGCAGAGGTCTTCATGCAGGGAGGCGATCGCAAGCAGTACCAGATCCTGATCGATCCGACAGCCCTATTGGAATACGACGTCACGGTGCAGGACGTCGCCCAAGCACTGCGAGAAAGTAACATCAACACCAGCGGCGGTTTTGCCGTGACCGGCGAGACCGAGCGGTCGATCCGGATCCTCGGACGGCTGGGGCCCGAGTCGCGGGTGGTGATCGAAGATCTGAAGAAGATCCCCGTCGGATATCATCCCAAACGCTCGGTGCTGTTGGAACAAGTCGCCCGCGTCAGCGAAGGGCCTCAACTGAAGCGAGGCGATGGCAGCGTCGATGGCCAACCAGGGATCGTCTTCACGACCGTCAAACAACCGCACGTCGACACGCGTCAATTGACTAACGATATCGCAGCGGCGTTTGCCGAAGTCGAAGCGTCGCTGCCGGCGGACATCATCATCAACAGCGAACTGTTCCGTTTAAAAAACTTCATCGACCGCGGGATCTTTAATGTTGCCGAAGCGTTGGTGATCGGTGCCTTCCTGGTGATGGTCGTGCTGTTTCTATTCCTGCTGAACTTTCGCACGACCTTCATCACCCTGACCGCGATCCCGCTGTCGTTGGTGATCACGACGTTGGTCTTCCGTTGGATCGGATGGTTCAGCGGCAGCGAGCTTTCGATCAACGTGATGACGCTCGGCGGGATCGCCGTCGCGATGGGGGAACTTGTCGACGACGCGATCGTCGACGTCGAAAACATCTTCCGACGACTGAAAGAAAACAACGCAGCCCCGACGCGGCGGGCTGCGATTCAAGTTGTCTTTGAAGCGAGCAAAGAGATCCGCAGCGCGATCATGTTTGGCACCGCGGTCGTGATCCTGGTCTTCCTGCCGCTGTTCGCGCTGTCGGGCGTCGAGGGACGGTTGTTCGCGCCGCTGGGACTCGCCTACATCATCTCGATCCTGGCATCCTTTCTGGTTTCGTTGACTGTCACGCCGGCGCTGTCGTATTACTTGTTGCCCAAGTCGTCGGCAACGCACCGCGATCACGATGGGCTGTTGTTGCGCGGACTGAAGCGGGCGACCACCCCTTGGATTCAATTGAGCATGGCCTGGCCGCGGATGCTGCTGTGCGCGACGTGGTTGGGAGTGTTGTTGGCAGCTTGGCAGATGGCTCAACTGGGGCGTAATTTCCTGCCGCCGTTCGACGAGGGGAGCGTGCAAGTGAACGTCACCTTGCCTCCGGGCTCCTCGCTGGAAACTTCGAATCGGGTCTCGCAAACGATCGATGCGGTCTTTCAATCGATGCAGAAAAACGAGGATCGTCCCGAGGGGGAGATCTTGCATTTTGTCCGCCGCACAGGGCGAGCGGAACTGGACGAGCACGCCTCGCCAGTAAACGTTGGCGAATACATTTTGAGCATGAATCCGGAAGTCGACCAGGATCGCGAGGAGATCTTGGCCGGATTGCTGAAGAAGCTAAAAGACGAGGCGCCGGGTGTGGACATCGAAGTCGAACAGCCGCTGGCGCATTTGATCAGCCACATGGTCTCGGGGATCTACGCACAGATCGCGATCAAAATCCATGGCGACGATCTCGATACGCTACAGCGGATTGCCGAACAGGTGAAGTCGACGCTGCAGTCGATCCCTGGAATCACACCGCCGGTCGTCGAACCGATTCAACAGGTTCCCGAACTGCATATCCAATTGCGATCGGACGACCTGGCACTGCATGGTTTGACGCGGCAATACGTCGCCGATGTCTTGCAGATCGCGTTGCAGGGGGAAGTCGTATCGCAAGTGCTCGAGGGGCAACGGAGATTCGACCTGATGGTTCGACTGGAGGAGGCCTACCGAACCGATTACGCCAACCTCGGTCGGTTGCGAATCGATCTGCCCGATCACCCTGGATACGCCGATCGCGGCCAGATCGAACTGCAGGAAATCGCGAACATCGGCGAAGGCTCGGGCCCCAATTCCGTCAACCGCGAAGACGCGCGGCGGCGGATCGCGGTCCGCTGTAACACGCAGGGCCGCGACTTGGCCAGCGCGGTCGGCGAGATCAAGCAACGCATCGACCGGCAGATTCAACTGCCGATCGGGTACTATATCGAATATGGTGGGCAGTTTGAGAGCCAGCAGCGGGCGACGCAGTGGATCATCGCGCTGGCCGGAGTCTCGGTGGTGGGGATGTTTGTCGTGCTGATGTTGTTGTTCCCGTCGGTGCGGATCGTGTTGCAGATCCTCAACGCCCTGCCGACAGCCTTTATCGGCGGCGTGTTGGCGTTGGTGATCACCGACCAGAGTCTGACCGTTGCCAGTTTAGTCGGCTTCATTTCGCTGGGCGGAATCGCGGTTCGCAATGGGATCCTGCTAGTCACCCACTATTTCCACTTGATGAAAGAGGAAGGCGAATCGTTTACGCAGGCGATGGTGCTGCGTGGCAGCCTGGAACGCCTGGCTCCCGTCTTAATGACGGCGTTGACTGCTGGGATCGGCTTAATCCCGCTGGTCCTTGGCGGCCAGGAACCGGGGCGAGAGATCTTGTATCCCGTCGCGACGGTGATCCTCGGTGGACTGACCACTTCGACATTTTGTGAATTCCTGATTCATCCCGGCCTGTTTTGGGCGTTCAGCGGAAAAGATGCAGCCGCTCTGGCGAGCGGCACGGCGGAGGATGTCGATTCGCAATTCGAACCCCCGACTTAG
- a CDS encoding dihydrofolate reductase encodes MIIISAMSEDRVIGSQNGMPWNVPAEYQQYLDFVAGQTVIMGRKTFEIFGKDVAPETSLIVVSRSAELDDVPVATTFDKAVAMAKALGKQIFIAGGSSIYEQAIAVADQMYLSTIHGQYSGDAYFPAFDADNWQVVETREQPQFTFRRWKRKTTS; translated from the coding sequence ATGATTATCATCTCCGCGATGAGCGAAGATCGCGTGATCGGCAGCCAAAACGGAATGCCCTGGAACGTTCCCGCCGAATACCAACAATACCTCGACTTTGTCGCCGGCCAAACGGTGATCATGGGGCGGAAGACGTTTGAGATCTTCGGCAAAGATGTGGCTCCGGAAACCTCGCTGATCGTCGTCTCCCGGTCTGCCGAACTCGACGACGTTCCGGTCGCGACGACGTTTGACAAAGCGGTCGCGATGGCCAAAGCCTTGGGCAAACAGATCTTCATCGCCGGGGGCAGTTCGATCTACGAACAAGCGATCGCCGTCGCCGACCAGATGTATTTAAGTACGATCCATGGCCAGTACAGCGGCGATGCGTACTTTCCCGCTTTTGATGCCGACAACTGGCAGGTCGTCGAGACTCGCGAGCAGCCACAGTTCACGTTCCGGCGATGGAAAAGAAAGACAACTTCTTAA
- a CDS encoding nuclear transport factor 2 family protein, whose product MTDAATPKSELLEMQRTFVKRCAKGEFVEVMEDYYADDAYQIEGDGSRREGKANMIAFEKQFLTQVQKFHGIDIRSIAVASDDGKGNGITMAEYTIKADMIDGSKFWPEQVQVSTWKNGKIIALRFYYDPNF is encoded by the coding sequence ATGACCGATGCCGCAACGCCCAAGAGCGAACTGTTAGAGATGCAGCGAACGTTTGTAAAACGCTGTGCCAAGGGAGAGTTCGTCGAAGTGATGGAGGACTACTACGCCGACGACGCCTACCAAATCGAAGGGGACGGTTCGCGGCGCGAGGGGAAGGCGAACATGATCGCTTTCGAGAAACAGTTCCTAACGCAGGTGCAGAAGTTTCATGGAATCGATATCCGATCGATCGCTGTTGCGTCGGACGATGGCAAGGGCAACGGAATCACGATGGCGGAGTATACGATCAAGGCGGATATGATCGACGGATCGAAGTTCTGGCCCGAACAAGTTCAAGTTTCAACTTGGAAGAATGGCAAGATCATCGCCCTGAGGTTCTATTACGACCCCAATTTCTAA
- a CDS encoding proline dehydrogenase family protein: MSSSASDPAAEESPFLNLNEAVAATESAASGLTGWQRDAARAIALAKQLLQRSQQLLTPAERRQQSELDRMIGHHEDKATLIEMTDQAFRTDVPQRVADQLTHILDVQGVPRFFSPLDRTLLRGFQTFGGYLPGVAVPMVKDKMRHETANVILPAEKEVLEKHLRERQREGIRMNVCLLGEALLGEGETRQRLKKYLAALQMPEIECISVKVSTIYSQISTLARSHTESVIADRLELLYRAAMRQTFQRRDGTQTSKFVYLDMEEYRDLHLTVDVLKRTLDRPELSQVRAGIALQSYIPDSFDVLQDLAQWAQRRTAAGGLPLTIRVVKGANMEMERVEASIEGWPQAPYTTKHETDANYKRMIRTILAPENSTALRLGVASHNLFDIALVAIWASEADALQRVQFEMLEGMANQQRRALFEMTGSMLLYAPACEQTDFLNAIGYLIRRLDENTGQENFLRHAFQLQPGTETWRTLADGFRASLVAIDSVTTKPRRQQDRSQVPERPEVGETWQQFINEPNTDWSLPQNSRWAQELLASWRDRCDDAATRIPLSIAGREVTDAREIAESRDPSRPGKIACRYAMATSDDIDAAIACARQDPRNWRSMPSEARRATLHDAAQLLRQRRGDLLAAALIDGGKTLAESDPEVSEAIDFIEFYSLCADQAYQSPQIQASGVGVVAVISPWNFPIAIPCGGVAAALAAGNTVLLKPASETVLPAYLLCQAFWDAGVPREALQLVPCRGSDAGRRLVENPEVDIVILTGGTETAESMLRIRPDLALAAETGGKNATIVTGLADRELAIKHALQSAFGHSGQKCSATSLLLLEEEVFEDESFREMLADACKSMIVGSPWELQTRVGPLIRPPSGELARGLKELEPGESWLVMPEPCDDNPNLYRPGIKWNVQPGSFTHMTELFGPVLGVMPFRKLEQAIRIVNATGFGLTSGLESLDDREQELWREQIQAGNLYINRSTTGAIVLRQPFGGLGKSAFGPGIKAGGPHYVASLMKLRDQIDHPQMFNAHRFELPALQSMRENLKSPEAAALIERCGGEDATESVIDRLQTALASYDHWATEEYRQQHDSVRLVGQDNWRRYCPIPALRIGISAADGPLDIVRCIAAAHAAGCRITLSHRPAEALALVELVEFLTADWAARIEMIEETTQQWIDAIEEGEVLRIRMTPAAMVDPAVREAANQHNVYICQTPVLSDGRYELLHYVREQSICVDYHRYGNLGRRSEEPRRHVL, translated from the coding sequence GTGTCATCATCAGCTTCGGACCCAGCCGCGGAAGAGTCCCCTTTCCTCAACCTCAACGAGGCCGTTGCCGCCACCGAATCGGCGGCCTCCGGACTGACCGGATGGCAGCGCGACGCAGCTCGCGCGATCGCCTTGGCGAAACAACTGTTGCAGCGATCGCAACAACTGCTAACGCCCGCCGAGCGGCGCCAGCAATCCGAACTCGATCGCATGATCGGACATCACGAGGATAAAGCGACACTTATCGAGATGACCGATCAAGCGTTCCGAACCGACGTGCCGCAGCGCGTCGCCGACCAATTGACGCACATCCTCGACGTCCAAGGCGTGCCGCGATTCTTCAGCCCGCTAGACCGCACGCTGCTGCGCGGCTTCCAAACCTTCGGCGGCTACCTGCCCGGCGTCGCCGTCCCGATGGTCAAAGACAAAATGCGGCACGAGACGGCTAACGTGATCCTGCCAGCGGAGAAGGAGGTTCTGGAAAAGCATCTTCGCGAGCGGCAAAGAGAAGGGATTCGGATGAACGTCTGCCTGTTGGGCGAAGCGTTGTTGGGCGAGGGCGAAACGCGGCAGCGGCTGAAAAAGTATCTCGCCGCGTTGCAGATGCCCGAAATCGAATGCATCTCGGTCAAGGTTTCGACGATCTATTCGCAGATCTCCACGCTAGCCAGATCGCACACCGAAAGCGTGATCGCCGACCGACTGGAACTGCTCTACCGCGCCGCGATGCGACAGACCTTCCAGCGTCGCGACGGCACGCAGACCAGCAAGTTTGTCTATCTGGACATGGAGGAATATCGCGACCTTCATCTAACAGTCGATGTGCTCAAGCGGACGCTCGATCGCCCCGAACTGTCGCAGGTCCGCGCCGGGATCGCGCTGCAGTCGTATATCCCCGATTCGTTTGACGTCTTGCAGGATCTGGCTCAATGGGCGCAGCGAAGAACCGCCGCCGGTGGCCTGCCGTTGACGATCCGCGTGGTCAAAGGAGCGAACATGGAGATGGAACGCGTCGAAGCATCGATCGAAGGTTGGCCGCAAGCTCCCTACACCACAAAGCACGAAACCGACGCCAACTACAAACGCATGATCCGCACGATCCTGGCTCCGGAGAACTCCACCGCACTGCGACTGGGGGTAGCATCGCACAACCTGTTCGACATCGCCCTGGTGGCGATCTGGGCGAGCGAAGCCGACGCGCTACAGCGAGTGCAATTCGAAATGCTCGAAGGGATGGCGAATCAGCAGCGTCGCGCGTTGTTCGAAATGACGGGAAGCATGCTGTTGTACGCGCCGGCTTGCGAACAAACCGACTTCCTCAACGCGATCGGCTACCTAATCCGTCGGCTGGACGAAAACACTGGGCAGGAAAACTTTCTCCGCCACGCGTTTCAACTGCAACCCGGCACCGAGACTTGGCGAACGCTGGCCGATGGATTCCGGGCGTCGCTGGTGGCGATCGATTCGGTCACGACCAAACCGCGTCGTCAGCAGGATCGCAGCCAAGTTCCCGAGAGGCCGGAGGTGGGCGAGACGTGGCAGCAGTTCATCAACGAACCGAACACCGATTGGTCGCTGCCACAGAACAGCCGCTGGGCTCAGGAATTATTGGCGTCATGGCGAGATCGCTGCGACGATGCGGCGACGCGGATCCCGCTGTCGATCGCCGGCCGCGAAGTAACCGACGCGCGGGAGATCGCCGAAAGCCGCGATCCTTCGCGCCCGGGCAAGATCGCCTGCCGGTATGCGATGGCGACAAGCGACGATATCGATGCGGCAATCGCTTGTGCCAGGCAAGACCCTCGCAACTGGCGATCGATGCCAAGCGAAGCTCGCCGCGCCACGTTGCACGATGCGGCTCAATTGCTTCGCCAGCGGCGTGGCGATCTGTTGGCGGCGGCGCTCATCGACGGCGGCAAGACGCTAGCCGAAAGCGATCCCGAGGTCAGCGAAGCGATCGATTTCATCGAGTTCTACAGTTTGTGTGCCGACCAAGCGTATCAATCGCCGCAGATCCAGGCGTCGGGCGTCGGCGTGGTCGCGGTGATCAGCCCCTGGAACTTCCCGATCGCGATCCCCTGCGGTGGCGTCGCGGCGGCGCTGGCGGCAGGAAACACGGTGCTGCTGAAACCGGCATCCGAAACGGTCCTGCCGGCCTATCTGTTGTGCCAAGCGTTCTGGGACGCCGGCGTGCCGCGCGAGGCGTTGCAATTGGTTCCCTGCCGCGGCAGCGATGCAGGCCGCCGGTTGGTCGAGAACCCCGAGGTCGACATCGTGATCTTGACCGGCGGGACCGAGACCGCCGAGTCGATGCTGCGGATCCGGCCCGATCTCGCTTTGGCCGCCGAGACGGGAGGCAAAAACGCGACGATCGTGACCGGATTGGCCGACCGCGAACTGGCGATCAAACACGCTTTGCAATCGGCCTTTGGACACAGCGGCCAGAAGTGCAGTGCGACTTCGCTGCTGCTGCTCGAAGAAGAGGTCTTTGAGGACGAATCGTTTCGCGAGATGTTAGCTGACGCTTGCAAAAGCATGATCGTCGGATCGCCGTGGGAGCTGCAAACGCGAGTTGGTCCGCTGATCCGACCGCCCAGCGGCGAACTGGCTCGCGGGCTCAAGGAGCTCGAACCGGGAGAGTCCTGGTTGGTGATGCCCGAACCGTGCGATGACAATCCGAATCTCTATCGCCCCGGGATCAAATGGAATGTCCAACCGGGCAGCTTCACGCACATGACCGAACTGTTTGGCCCGGTTCTGGGCGTGATGCCGTTTCGCAAATTGGAGCAAGCGATTCGCATCGTCAATGCGACGGGATTCGGTTTGACCAGCGGGCTGGAGAGCTTGGATGATCGCGAACAAGAACTGTGGCGGGAACAGATCCAAGCCGGCAACCTCTACATCAACCGTTCGACGACTGGCGCGATCGTCTTGCGGCAACCCTTTGGCGGACTGGGTAAAAGTGCTTTCGGACCGGGGATCAAAGCGGGAGGCCCGCACTACGTCGCGTCGCTGATGAAGCTGCGCGACCAGATCGATCATCCGCAGATGTTCAATGCACATCGCTTCGAACTGCCGGCGTTGCAGTCGATGCGCGAGAACTTAAAGTCGCCCGAAGCGGCCGCGTTGATCGAGCGCTGCGGCGGCGAGGATGCGACCGAATCGGTGATCGATCGTTTGCAGACGGCGCTGGCTAGTTATGACCACTGGGCGACCGAAGAGTATCGCCAGCAGCACGACAGCGTCCGTTTGGTCGGCCAAGACAACTGGCGTCGGTATTGCCCAATTCCAGCGCTGCGAATCGGCATCAGCGCGGCCGATGGTCCGCTGGACATCGTCCGCTGCATCGCCGCGGCGCATGCTGCGGGATGCCGGATCACGCTCAGCCACCGGCCGGCGGAAGCATTGGCCTTGGTCGAACTGGTCGAATTCCTGACGGCCGACTGGGCGGCTCGGATCGAGATGATCGAAGAGACGACACAGCAGTGGATCGACGCGATCGAAGAGGGAGAGGTGCTGCGGATCCGGATGACTCCCGCCGCGATGGTCGACCCTGCGGTTCGCGAAGCGGCAAACCAGCACAACGTCTACATCTGCCAGACACCAGTCCTCAGCGACGGTCGCTACGAACTACTGCACTACGTTCGCGAGCAAAGCATCTGCGTCGACTACCATCGCTACGGAAACCTCGGCCGCCGATCCGAGGAACCCCGGCGACACGTCTTATGA
- a CDS encoding efflux RND transporter periplasmic adaptor subunit: MGLRGKMQVIMQHVPSLTKLLFGLALAAGVALTTWYFRDVLPFAGSVPAVAKEDPPQPASEKQTILEISVQARKNLGLTSQPARPQTYWRSLQIPGKLADRPGVSDRGVTSPAESVVTEIHISPGDAIRPGERLFTLRLFSEYLQATQTQLFKAKQETSIIQADIDRVSDAVTSGAVVRSKMIELQGNLRRQQILIEAARQDLRSRGLDSAQIEQIESGRFLSTIDVRAPEALPTVPLTETNTDRAARTIQPVQQARFDSSSSRAPEFAFEVQELLVELGQQVQAGQPLATLANHQALYVVGHAFKREAPFLEQAAQEGRAIDIEFADDATDQWPELEQRFEIRHLSNAIDTNSRTFDFFIPLRNQSRAYQKAEQTFLVWRFRPGQRVRLHVPVEKLENVLVLPAAAVVRDGPEAYVFMQNGDLFKRLPVHVLHEDRQSIVLANDGSVTPGTYLAQNAAASLNRVLRSQAASGQQVGVHVHPDGTVHAAH, translated from the coding sequence ATGGGTCTTCGTGGAAAGATGCAGGTCATCATGCAACACGTTCCTTCGCTTACAAAACTCTTATTCGGACTTGCGCTCGCCGCCGGTGTCGCTTTGACGACATGGTACTTTCGCGATGTATTGCCGTTTGCCGGCAGCGTTCCCGCAGTCGCCAAGGAGGATCCGCCGCAGCCAGCGTCAGAAAAACAGACGATCCTCGAAATCAGCGTCCAAGCGAGAAAGAACCTAGGGCTCACGTCACAGCCGGCGCGGCCGCAAACCTATTGGCGCAGTCTACAGATCCCTGGCAAGCTGGCCGATCGCCCAGGTGTCTCCGATCGCGGTGTCACCTCGCCAGCCGAAAGCGTTGTGACCGAGATCCACATCTCGCCCGGCGATGCGATTCGCCCGGGCGAGCGGCTGTTCACCTTGCGATTGTTCAGCGAATACTTGCAAGCGACGCAGACTCAGTTGTTCAAAGCGAAACAGGAGACCTCGATCATCCAAGCCGACATCGATCGCGTCTCGGACGCCGTGACTTCCGGCGCGGTGGTCCGAAGCAAGATGATCGAATTGCAAGGCAATCTTCGCCGGCAACAGATCTTGATCGAAGCCGCCCGCCAGGACTTGCGTTCGCGCGGCCTCGATTCGGCGCAAATCGAACAGATCGAATCGGGCAGATTTTTGTCCACGATCGATGTGCGAGCTCCCGAGGCTCTGCCGACCGTACCACTTACCGAAACCAACACCGATCGGGCGGCGCGAACGATCCAGCCGGTCCAACAGGCTCGCTTCGATTCGTCCAGTTCCCGGGCGCCCGAGTTTGCGTTTGAAGTCCAGGAACTGTTGGTCGAACTTGGTCAACAGGTGCAAGCCGGGCAACCGTTGGCGACGCTCGCCAATCACCAGGCGTTGTATGTCGTGGGGCATGCCTTCAAGCGAGAGGCACCGTTCCTGGAACAAGCCGCTCAAGAAGGGCGAGCGATCGACATCGAATTCGCCGACGACGCAACCGACCAATGGCCCGAACTCGAGCAGCGGTTTGAGATCCGCCACCTTTCCAACGCCATCGACACGAACAGCCGCACTTTCGACTTCTTTATTCCGCTGCGAAACCAATCGCGTGCCTACCAGAAGGCGGAACAAACCTTCCTGGTCTGGCGATTCCGACCGGGGCAACGCGTTCGACTGCACGTTCCCGTCGAGAAACTGGAGAACGTGTTGGTGCTGCCGGCGGCGGCGGTCGTCCGCGACGGGCCCGAAGCGTATGTCTTCATGCAAAACGGCGACCTCTTCAAACGTCTGCCCGTGCATGTGCTGCACGAAGATCGCCAATCGATCGTGTTGGCCAACGATGGCAGCGTGACTCCGGGAACCTACCTGGCCCAGAACGCTGCCGCCTCGCTGAACCGCGTCCTCCGGTCGCAAGCGGCCAGCGGCCAACAAGTCGGCGTTCACGTTCATCCCGATGGCACCGTCCACGCCGCTCACTGA